A stretch of Flavobacterium sp. N2270 DNA encodes these proteins:
- a CDS encoding serine hydrolase domain-containing protein, translating to MKFLKGFFKWLAIVLVSIIILMYIFDVDYLLRAVKTIYFKGYTTAFLEDYKDFPNRAIKKGTAQPWALAKDYNSIEATSTLEKTHKELQTAAFLIIQNDSVFHESYFDGYNKDSKSNSFSMAKSVITMALGKAIMEGKIKSLDQKVIDFIPELKGEFAKEVTVGDLSSMASGLNWDEQYYSPLSIVTRAYFDDDLKKVMLGLEINKKPGQSFKYLSGATQLLAMCIEKATGEYVSDYVSKYFWQPMGAENEALWQLDHEPDGIEKAYCCIASNARDFARFGKLYLNNGNWNGQQILDSTFIKKCITPRFAESPQYGYGWWLHAIKGKDLFYMRGHLGQFVIVIPQDNLIIVRLGHLKGLQTETDPHSNDLYVYVEEAYKMLEKRKTTH from the coding sequence ATGAAGTTTCTAAAAGGTTTTTTCAAATGGCTCGCCATAGTATTAGTATCTATAATTATCTTAATGTATATTTTCGATGTAGATTACTTACTTCGAGCGGTAAAAACAATTTATTTTAAAGGCTATACCACAGCTTTTTTAGAAGATTATAAAGATTTCCCTAATAGAGCAATTAAAAAGGGAACTGCTCAACCTTGGGCACTAGCCAAAGATTATAATTCAATAGAAGCTACTTCAACTTTAGAAAAAACACATAAAGAACTGCAAACGGCAGCTTTTTTAATTATTCAAAACGATAGTGTTTTTCACGAAAGTTATTTTGATGGTTATAACAAAGATTCAAAATCTAATTCTTTTTCAATGGCAAAAAGTGTGATTACCATGGCACTTGGTAAAGCTATAATGGAAGGAAAAATTAAAAGTTTGGATCAAAAAGTAATCGACTTTATTCCTGAGTTAAAAGGCGAATTTGCAAAAGAAGTTACCGTTGGCGATTTATCTTCAATGGCTTCAGGATTAAATTGGGATGAGCAATATTACAGTCCACTTTCTATTGTTACGCGTGCTTATTTTGATGACGATTTAAAGAAAGTAATGCTTGGTTTAGAAATCAATAAAAAACCAGGACAATCTTTTAAATATTTAAGCGGTGCAACACAATTGTTAGCCATGTGTATTGAAAAAGCAACTGGTGAATATGTTTCAGATTATGTTTCTAAATACTTTTGGCAACCAATGGGAGCAGAAAACGAAGCGCTTTGGCAATTAGATCATGAACCGGATGGAATTGAAAAAGCCTATTGTTGTATTGCAAGTAATGCGCGCGATTTTGCTCGTTTTGGAAAACTGTATTTAAATAATGGAAATTGGAACGGACAACAAATTTTAGACTCAACGTTTATTAAAAAATGCATTACGCCTCGTTTCGCTGAAAGTCCACAATATGGATATGGCTGGTGGTTACATGCTATAAAAGGCAAAGACTTATTTTATATGCGCGGTCATCTAGGTCAGTTTGTAATTGTTATTCCTCAAGATAATTTAATTATTGTTCGTCTAGGGCATTTAAAAGGATTGCAAACAGAAACTGATCCGCACAGCAATGATTTATATGTTTATGTAGAAGAAGCGTATAAGATGTTAGAAAAAAGAAAAACAACTCATTAA
- a CDS encoding serine hydrolase domain-containing protein, protein MRFLLFLFIPFISFSQLDFSKTNEKTKRLAIKYLKKENIPAMSISISYNDTIIFSEGFGFADLDKKTPVIPSKTKFEIASITKTITASVLGKLFENGTLDWDKSPYLYLDSLPKKQYSFTIKQIAGHIAGLIRHPSEEDWTPENTYSKKDFYRVFRKDSLLIKPYTKFCYSNYGYKLLGFIIEKVTNKDIFQVQNEFIFEPLKMSNTFINDGIYDDNTVTFYSSIDEKKEKAKYVYNNSMYSSGCHLSTSEDLIKLGNGYLFPNRILKQETLIELIKSQKLIDGRKTDYGMGFFARKDGYNNFYYGHGGGAISARSELKIYPNSKLVIVMLANKSKIKDDSLVEEIANNYIELLKH, encoded by the coding sequence ATGAGGTTTTTACTATTTTTATTTATTCCTTTTATTAGTTTTTCTCAACTTGATTTTAGTAAAACAAATGAGAAAACAAAAAGGCTTGCGATAAAATATCTTAAAAAAGAAAATATTCCAGCGATGTCGATTAGTATTTCTTATAATGATACTATAATATTTTCTGAAGGATTTGGATTTGCTGATTTAGACAAAAAGACACCTGTCATACCTTCTAAAACAAAGTTTGAAATTGCTAGTATAACAAAAACAATAACCGCTTCAGTTTTAGGCAAACTGTTTGAAAATGGAACTTTAGATTGGGACAAAAGTCCTTATTTATATTTAGATAGTCTTCCTAAAAAACAATATAGTTTTACAATCAAACAAATTGCTGGACACATTGCAGGGTTAATTAGACATCCTAGTGAAGAGGATTGGACACCTGAAAACACTTATTCAAAAAAAGATTTTTACAGAGTTTTTCGTAAAGATTCATTATTAATAAAACCTTACACGAAATTTTGTTACAGTAACTATGGTTATAAGTTACTTGGGTTTATAATAGAAAAAGTTACAAATAAAGATATATTTCAAGTTCAGAATGAATTTATTTTTGAGCCTTTAAAAATGAGTAATACTTTTATTAATGATGGAATATATGATGACAATACTGTTACCTTTTATTCGTCTATAGACGAGAAAAAAGAAAAAGCAAAATATGTTTATAATAATTCAATGTATTCTTCAGGATGTCATTTATCAACTTCAGAAGATTTAATTAAGTTAGGAAATGGGTATTTATTTCCAAATAGAATATTAAAACAAGAAACATTAATAGAGTTAATAAAATCTCAAAAGTTAATTGATGGCCGTAAAACAGATTACGGAATGGGTTTTTTTGCACGTAAGGATGGATATAATAATTTTTATTATGGTCATGGAGGTGGTGCTATTTCTGCTAGAAGTGAACTAAAAATTTATCCTAATTCTAAACTAGTTATTGTTATGTTAGCTAATAAATCAAAAATAAAGGACGATTCTTTAGTTGAAGAAATTGCTAATAATTATATAGAGCTTTTAAAACATTAA
- a CDS encoding 3'-5' exonuclease yields the protein MIEKINLNNILFLDIETVPEYDSYLGMDEETKKLWENKTQYQRRDEVTAEDFYERAGIWAEFGKIITISVGYFVNKADVRNFRVTSFWGEEKKILQDFSNLLNQHFNGAQHVLCGHNAKEFDIPFIARRMIINSVALPDKLNLFGKKPWEVPHLDTLELWKFGDYKHFTSLKLLTKVLGVPSPKGDIDGSEVARVFYIENDIDRIITYCEKDVIAVAQVFLRFRREELLIDDEIIHV from the coding sequence ATGATTGAAAAAATTAACCTTAACAATATTCTATTTTTAGATATTGAAACGGTTCCTGAGTATGATTCATATTTAGGAATGGATGAAGAAACCAAAAAACTTTGGGAAAATAAAACACAATACCAGCGTCGTGATGAGGTTACAGCCGAAGATTTTTATGAACGTGCTGGTATCTGGGCTGAATTTGGGAAAATCATTACTATTTCAGTGGGTTATTTTGTCAATAAAGCAGATGTTAGAAATTTTAGAGTCACTAGTTTTTGGGGTGAAGAAAAGAAAATTCTTCAAGATTTCTCTAATTTATTGAACCAACATTTTAATGGTGCGCAACATGTTTTATGCGGACATAATGCAAAGGAATTTGACATTCCGTTTATTGCCAGAAGAATGATTATCAATTCGGTTGCCTTGCCGGATAAGTTGAATTTATTTGGAAAAAAACCTTGGGAAGTTCCACATTTAGATACTTTAGAATTGTGGAAATTTGGTGATTACAAACATTTTACTTCGCTAAAATTATTAACGAAAGTATTAGGTGTTCCTTCTCCAAAAGGAGATATTGATGGTAGCGAAGTGGCTCGAGTTTTTTATATTGAAAACGATATCGATAGAATTATAACCTACTGCGAAAAAGACGTTATTGCAGTGGCACAAGTTTTTCTCCGTTTTAGAAGAGAAGAGCTTTTAATTGACGATGAAATAATTCATGTATAA
- a CDS encoding nucleoside recognition domain-containing protein: MVLSRFWLAIFISSIVFVVISLFSGTTYTIDYVLNGEKGNPILISEKYIDQVPAFIKDSIQLKDDKTMIVNRNLSDPDTTYVYKNQTVQIYSGVQKSDGLLATCKSSLVDIIIPLIAYLAFFCGLMELLIISGVSGKLAKVLSPVFVKVFPSIPKNHPSISYMTLNFAANFLGLDSAATPFGLKAMESLQELNEDKDRASDAQIMFMCLHASGLTLIATSIIGYRAAAGSSNPADVMLPCIITSFIGTIAAFIIVGIKQKINFKSASLAIGLMTLIGAIIGLLMYVNHLDIIGKNYFTSNLSGLILLAIIGFTLLYAFKKEKLFAEANTTVFDAFVKGANNGVKTGVTIFPYVLGMLAAISLFRNSGLFDIISNGLAFVFSNIGVNKQIVDSLPVALLRPFSSAGSRGFLIDSMNTFGADSLTGRLSSIFQCSAESTFYVIAVYFGSVNIKNTRYALTTMLLVDLICVITAIFVATWFF, translated from the coding sequence ATGGTATTAAGTAGGTTTTGGTTAGCAATTTTTATTTCATCAATTGTCTTTGTGGTAATCAGTTTGTTTTCTGGTACAACATATACTATTGATTATGTGTTGAATGGCGAAAAAGGAAATCCTATTTTAATATCTGAAAAATATATAGATCAAGTTCCTGCTTTTATAAAAGACAGTATCCAACTGAAAGACGATAAAACAATGATTGTTAATCGTAATTTGTCAGATCCTGATACGACGTATGTATACAAAAATCAAACGGTACAAATTTACAGCGGTGTTCAAAAATCGGATGGATTATTGGCAACTTGCAAAAGCAGCTTAGTAGATATAATAATACCGCTTATAGCTTATTTAGCTTTCTTTTGTGGATTGATGGAATTGTTAATTATATCTGGAGTTTCCGGAAAATTAGCCAAAGTTTTGAGTCCAGTTTTTGTAAAAGTATTTCCAAGTATTCCTAAAAATCATCCTTCTATTTCCTATATGACGTTGAATTTTGCGGCCAACTTTTTAGGATTGGATTCTGCTGCAACACCTTTTGGTTTAAAAGCTATGGAAAGTTTGCAAGAGCTCAATGAAGATAAAGATAGAGCTAGTGATGCGCAAATTATGTTTATGTGTTTGCATGCTTCCGGTTTAACGTTAATTGCAACTTCAATTATTGGATATAGAGCAGCGGCCGGTTCTAGTAACCCTGCAGATGTGATGTTGCCTTGTATTATTACTTCATTTATTGGTACCATCGCAGCCTTTATAATTGTGGGAATCAAACAAAAAATCAATTTCAAAAGTGCTTCATTGGCAATTGGCTTAATGACATTAATTGGGGCAATTATTGGCTTATTGATGTATGTAAATCATTTGGATATTATTGGAAAAAATTATTTTACATCTAATCTTTCGGGATTAATATTATTAGCAATAATTGGTTTTACCTTGCTTTATGCGTTCAAAAAAGAGAAATTATTTGCCGAAGCGAATACAACCGTTTTTGATGCTTTTGTAAAAGGTGCAAATAACGGTGTAAAAACTGGCGTTACTATTTTTCCATATGTTTTAGGAATGTTAGCTGCCATTTCATTATTTAGAAATAGCGGATTGTTTGATATTATAAGTAATGGTTTGGCTTTTGTTTTTTCAAATATTGGTGTAAATAAACAAATTGTCGATTCCTTACCAGTTGCTTTATTACGACCTTTTAGTTCTGCAGGTTCAAGGGGATTTTTGATTGATTCGATGAATACTTTTGGAGCCGATTCCTTAACCGGAAGATTGAGCAGTATTTTTCAATGTAGTGCAGAGAGCACTTTTTATGTAATTGCGGTTTATTTTGGCTCTGTGAATATAAAAAATACTCGTTATGCATTAACTACGATGCTTTTAGTAGATTTAATTTGTGTAATTACTGCCATTTTTGTGGCGACTTGGTTTTTTTAA